A single window of Luteipulveratus halotolerans DNA harbors:
- a CDS encoding hotdog fold thioesterase: protein MSTDSDLDLSHVRSMWAADHASTLLGIELIDVGVDDGLGFATTRMEVKHSMVNGLDIQHGGYIFTLADSTFALACNASGRFTVAAGADILYVTSGYLGDVLVAEARERATYGRSGITDVTVTREADGALVAEFRGQSRSLAHQKGES, encoded by the coding sequence ATGAGCACGGATTCGGACCTCGACCTGAGTCATGTGCGCTCGATGTGGGCTGCCGACCACGCCTCGACCCTCCTCGGCATCGAGCTGATCGACGTGGGTGTCGACGACGGGCTGGGCTTCGCCACTACGCGGATGGAGGTCAAGCACAGCATGGTCAACGGCCTCGACATCCAGCACGGCGGCTACATCTTCACCCTCGCCGACTCCACGTTCGCGTTGGCGTGCAACGCATCCGGGCGGTTCACGGTGGCCGCGGGTGCCGACATCCTCTACGTCACGTCCGGCTATCTCGGTGACGTTCTCGTCGCCGAGGCCCGCGAGCGCGCGACGTACGGCCGCAGCGGCATCACCGACGTGACGGTGACCCGTGAGGCCGACGGCGCCCTGGTCGCCGAGTTCCGTGGCCAGTCGCGGTCGCTGGCGCACCAGAAGGGCGAGTCGTGA
- a CDS encoding 3-hydroxyacyl-CoA dehydrogenase NAD-binding domain-containing protein, with protein sequence MVLNGDDPTRSAAPLQSAPVAVVGAGAMGSGIAQVAAQAGHDVLLVDAVAGAAARAQERLRTTLDRLAAKGKISEADAAAAGSRIHVTDSVSGLPPVGLVIEAAVEDLAVKQDLFRQLEQRVPDAVLATNTSSLDTTAIASALQRPERLIGLHFFNPPPLMRLVEVIHGPHNATDAGREILDTASELVRHWGKTPVRCTSTPGFIVNRVARPFYGEAQRMVGAGEIDPATLDLALRNVGFRMGPMELTDLIGQDVNLAVGTSVWEQTDRDPRYEPTQYQRDLVAAGRLGRKTGAGVFEYDDQGVAQNVHPDAGLAATLSAANSPTASNPVVRTLAMLVNEAVDLVARGEATADDVDTAMRLGTNYPKGPFEWAREIGRETVAEQLAELDRAYPGGRYRPSPALLQP encoded by the coding sequence ATGGTCCTCAACGGCGACGACCCCACCCGCTCTGCTGCCCCTCTGCAGTCCGCCCCTGTGGCGGTCGTCGGTGCGGGCGCGATGGGTTCGGGCATCGCGCAGGTCGCGGCTCAGGCCGGGCACGACGTCCTCCTCGTCGACGCCGTCGCCGGCGCTGCGGCCCGCGCCCAGGAGCGACTGCGTACGACGCTCGACCGGCTCGCCGCCAAGGGCAAGATCTCCGAGGCCGACGCCGCAGCGGCCGGATCCCGCATCCACGTCACCGACTCCGTGAGCGGGCTGCCGCCGGTCGGGCTGGTCATCGAGGCGGCCGTCGAGGACCTCGCGGTCAAGCAGGACCTGTTCCGACAGCTCGAGCAGCGGGTCCCCGACGCCGTGCTCGCCACCAACACCTCCAGCCTCGACACCACCGCGATCGCGTCGGCGCTGCAGCGGCCAGAGCGACTCATCGGCCTGCACTTCTTCAACCCGCCGCCGCTGATGCGACTCGTCGAGGTCATCCACGGCCCGCACAACGCGACCGACGCAGGGCGCGAGATCCTCGACACCGCAAGCGAACTCGTACGCCATTGGGGCAAGACGCCCGTGCGCTGCACATCGACGCCCGGCTTCATCGTCAACCGGGTGGCGCGGCCGTTCTACGGCGAGGCGCAGCGCATGGTCGGCGCCGGCGAGATCGACCCGGCCACGCTCGACCTGGCTCTGCGCAACGTCGGGTTCCGGATGGGCCCGATGGAGCTCACCGACCTGATCGGCCAGGACGTCAACCTCGCGGTCGGCACCTCGGTGTGGGAGCAGACCGACCGCGACCCGCGCTACGAACCCACCCAGTACCAGCGCGACCTCGTCGCCGCGGGCCGCCTCGGTCGCAAGACGGGCGCGGGCGTCTTCGAGTACGACGACCAGGGAGTTGCCCAGAACGTCCACCCCGACGCCGGGCTCGCGGCTACGCTTTCGGCGGCCAACTCCCCTACGGCCAGCAACCCCGTCGTGCGCACCCTCGCCATGCTCGTCAACGAGGCCGTCGACCTGGTCGCCCGGGGTGAGGCCACTGCCGACGACGTCGACACGGCCATGCGTCTCGGCACGAACTACCCCAAGGGACCGTTCGAGTGGGCTCGTGAGATCGGGCGCGAGACGGTCGCCGAGCAGCTCGCCGAGCTCGATCGCGCCTACCCCGGTGGTCGGTACCGCCCGAGTCCGGCACTGCTGCAGCCCTAA